The Cydia pomonella isolate Wapato2018A chromosome 17, ilCydPomo1, whole genome shotgun sequence genome includes a window with the following:
- the LOC133526898 gene encoding proteasome subunit beta type-3, producing the protein MSILAYNGGAVVAMKGQDCVAIATDKRYGIQAQTVSTNFPKVQRMGPTLFVGLPGLATDTQTVFQRLKFRMNLYELKENRVMSPKTFSAMLSNLLYERRFGPYFIEPVIAGLDPYTSKPYVCNMDVIGCPNEPEDFAVSGTCAEQLYGMCEALWEPNLKPDELFETISQALVNAADRDAISGWGAVVYIIEKDKITEKHVKTRMD; encoded by the exons atg TCGATTTTGGCGTACAATGGAGGTGCTGTAGTAGCGATGAAGGGGCAGGACTGTGTGGCCATCGCCACAGACAAGCGCTACGGTATCCAGGCGCAGACCGTGTCCACAAACTTCCCGAAGGTGCAGCGAATGGGCCCCACACTGTTTGTGGGGCTGCCAGGGCTTGCTACTGACACACAAACCGTGTTTCAGAGGCTAAAGTTTAG AATGAACCTGTATGAACTGAAAGAGAACAGAGTAATGAGCCCTAAAACATTCTCTGCCATGCTCTCCAACCTGCTGTACGAGAGGCGCTTCGGACCCTACTTCATTGAGCCCGTCATTGCTGGACTGGACCCCTACACTTCCAAACCTTATGTGTGCAATATGGATGTT ATTGGCTGCCCAAATGAGCCGGAAGATTTCGCAGTATCGGGCACGTGCGCCGAGCAGCTGTACGGCATGTGTGAAGCTCTGTGGGAACCCAACCTCAAGCCCGATGAGCTGTTTGAGACCATCTCACAG GCGCTCGTGAACGCGGCGGATCGCGATGCAATCTCAGGTTGGGGCGCCGTCGTGTACATCATTGAGAAGGACAAGATCACCGAGAAGCACGTCAAGACGAGGATGGACTAG